A genome region from endosymbiont of Acanthamoeba sp. UWC8 includes the following:
- a CDS encoding M15 family metallopeptidase, whose protein sequence is MLSNLQFSNDSLPKGFVYLNDIDPSIEQYIMYAKEDNFTGRVVKGYEKEVAISTYQAALALKMVQEELNKFGLGLKVYDIYRPAQACLDFYEWSQDVNDQKMKEKFYPQVDKKDFFELGYVAKYSAHSRGSTVDLTIITLEGKEELDMGTRVDFIDKLSGTQNPDISFEAKKNRLLLCSIMEKCGFENYSKEWWHYSLRNEPFQRKPEDHFDFPVK, encoded by the coding sequence ATGCTCTCTAACCTACAATTTTCTAATGATTCCCTCCCGAAAGGCTTTGTTTACCTTAATGATATAGATCCATCAATTGAGCAATACATAATGTATGCTAAGGAGGATAATTTCACAGGTAGAGTAGTAAAGGGATATGAAAAAGAAGTAGCTATTAGTACATACCAAGCAGCGCTTGCTTTAAAAATGGTTCAAGAAGAGTTAAATAAGTTTGGTCTTGGGCTTAAAGTATATGATATCTATCGCCCGGCGCAAGCTTGTTTGGATTTTTATGAATGGTCGCAAGATGTGAATGACCAGAAAATGAAAGAAAAATTTTATCCGCAAGTTGATAAAAAAGATTTCTTCGAGTTGGGCTATGTTGCCAAATACTCAGCGCACAGCAGGGGTAGTACGGTGGATTTAACCATCATTACTTTAGAAGGAAAAGAGGAATTAGATATGGGTACCAGGGTGGATTTTATCGATAAATTATCTGGTACTCAAAACCCCGACATTTCTTTTGAAGCAAAAAAAAATCGTTTATTATTATGCTCTATAATGGAAAAGTGCGGCTTTGAGAATTACTCTAAAGAATGGTGGCATTATTCTTTAAGAAATGAACCATTTCAAAGAAAGCCCGAAGATCATTTTGACTTTCCCGTAAAGTAA
- a CDS encoding prepilin peptidase: MILNYIFALIIGVLLGNFASTVLFRLPRKIPIHGYNPKLGKVPHCSTCGHTLKFYEYLPVLSWVSTRGRCNYCDVKINFEYTILEVSISILAFILYFLTSGFSEKYILLLFSGAGLILSYFLIDKVKTDADKTLFMVGILGSIFRTLNEATIFGWLTSFLFAYFIYAFITSKLDGKKVAEYYSLRFILLSGVWLNIPYLLAYLLVLFLLNVIKEISQRKKDIFLIALLYIFIIVVEYK; encoded by the coding sequence ATGATTCTAAATTATATATTTGCATTAATTATCGGCGTATTACTGGGTAATTTTGCAAGTACAGTGCTTTTTAGGCTTCCGAGGAAAATCCCGATACATGGATATAATCCGAAACTCGGTAAAGTACCGCATTGCTCAACCTGCGGGCATACTTTAAAATTTTATGAGTATCTTCCTGTGTTAAGTTGGGTTTCTACACGCGGCAGATGTAACTACTGTGATGTCAAAATAAATTTTGAATATACTATTCTCGAAGTCTCTATATCTATACTTGCTTTTATTTTATATTTTTTAACTTCAGGCTTTTCAGAAAAATATATTTTATTATTATTTTCCGGAGCCGGGCTTATTTTATCATACTTCTTAATTGATAAAGTAAAAACCGATGCTGATAAGACTCTATTTATGGTTGGTATCTTAGGCTCTATATTCCGCACGTTAAATGAAGCAACTATATTTGGCTGGCTTACTTCGTTCTTATTTGCATACTTTATATATGCATTTATTACTTCTAAATTGGATGGGAAAAAAGTAGCTGAATACTACTCTTTAAGATTTATTTTATTATCAGGAGTATGGCTTAACATACCTTATTTATTGGCGTATCTGTTAGTATTATTTCTGCTTAATGTTATAAAGGAGATTTCTCAACGTAAGAAAGATATATTTCTTATTGCTTTGTTATATATTTTTATAATAGTTGTAGAATATAAGTAA
- a CDS encoding DMT family transporter — protein sequence MKGFRISNFYKEWGAFFIISFLGFGTSFFWTKVALRELTVLELVTYRVTVASICLWFIMPIFRAKLPKNFNLFTKIAFSGVIGNFLPFILSAWAIGYISSSVAGILNSLTPIFTVILSVIFLPDKELNTKLILSVITGFMGALLIFANKLNGGSDMGNVLPEIAIIGAALCYAAQGVYTKIYFKEENFITLAVISSTTSAILFWIILLSNQTEINFPQENSTIIAIIWMGIVASTISLVLLYYLLKNWTPTRVSFITYAVPISAMFLGVVVLGEQLKAHMIIGATIIIASIILSNQKLKRKAK from the coding sequence ATGAAGGGCTTCCGAATCAGTAATTTTTATAAAGAATGGGGAGCCTTTTTTATTATTTCGTTCTTAGGATTCGGCACTTCTTTCTTTTGGACTAAAGTAGCCTTAAGAGAGCTAACTGTACTTGAGCTTGTTACTTATAGAGTTACGGTAGCTTCTATCTGCTTATGGTTCATCATGCCAATATTTAGAGCTAAGCTTCCAAAAAATTTTAATCTTTTTACCAAAATTGCTTTTTCCGGGGTTATAGGAAATTTTTTACCCTTTATTCTATCTGCCTGGGCGATAGGTTATATTAGTTCAAGTGTAGCTGGGATTTTAAATTCCTTAACTCCGATATTTACTGTAATACTTAGTGTAATATTTTTACCTGATAAAGAGCTTAATACAAAGTTAATATTAAGTGTAATAACCGGGTTTATGGGTGCTTTACTTATTTTTGCTAATAAGCTTAATGGGGGTAGCGATATGGGAAATGTATTGCCGGAGATTGCTATAATTGGGGCGGCACTTTGTTATGCAGCTCAAGGTGTATATACAAAAATCTATTTTAAAGAAGAAAACTTTATCACCCTGGCAGTAATTTCAAGTACAACTTCTGCAATTTTATTTTGGATAATTTTACTCTCAAATCAAACTGAGATAAATTTTCCTCAGGAAAATAGTACAATCATTGCAATAATTTGGATGGGAATAGTGGCAAGTACCATCTCACTGGTACTACTTTATTATTTACTTAAAAATTGGACGCCGACACGAGTATCGTTTATAACTTATGCAGTGCCTATAAGTGCTATGTTCTTAGGTGTAGTTGTGCTTGGGGAGCAACTAAAAGCACATATGATTATCGGGGCAACAATTATTATAGCTTCTATTATTTTATCTAATCAAAAACTAAAGCGTAAAGCTAAATGA